The Gemmatimonadales bacterium DNA window TCCGGTCTCGTCACCACGCTCCTCACCGAAACGATGGAGTTCCTGCGCCGCGGCGTGGTGGGCTACGCCACCGCCACCGGCAAGCTCGTCATTGACGGCATCGCCGTGATGGTCATGGCACTCTACCTGGCCTACCGGCCGTCGCTCTACGCCGACGGGGTCGTCGCCTTGGCGCCGCCCCGGCACCGCAAGACGGCGCGCGCCATTCTCGCCGACTTGGGCCTGACGCTGCGCGCCTGGGTGGGCGCCCAGCTCCTCGCCATGGTCGTGCTCGCCCTGTTCACCGGCCTCGGGCTGTGGCTGCTCGACGTCCCGTATTGGCTGGCGTTCAGCATCTTCACCGGTGTCCTCGTGATGGTGCCGTTCTTCGGCACGCTCGTCTCCACGGTCCTCCCGGCGCTACTCGTTCTGGGAGATCGGGGCGTGCTGCCCGCCCTCGCGGTAGCGTCGGTGGGCGTGATCGTCCACGTGATCGAGGCCAACCTCGTCCACCCGATCATCATGCAGCACCGGGTGGCGCTCCCGCCGGTGCTCACCATTCTGAGCGTGCTGGTGATGGCCAAGATGGGCGGCGTGCTGGGCCTGCTCGTGGCGGTGCCGACTCTCGCCACTGTCATGGTTCTGACCCGGCACATCCTCATTTTCCAGGTTTACAATGAAAGCCCCGCGGGTGGGACTCCACACCCGCCCGCGGTCTTGAGGCCGAGCCGCGAAGTGCAGGCTGCAACACCCCCCTGACAACCGACACCCGGCACATTTGGATGCTCGACCCCAGGTACCTGATCATCGCCGAAGGCGCCTTCGGCCCTGAGACGTCGAAGACCGCCAACTCCGCCGTGCGCTATCTCCCGGAGCGCATCGTCGGAGTTCTGGACAGCGCGGCCGGCGGCCGCACCTGTCAGGAGGTGCTCGGGTTCGGCGGCGGGATCCCTGTAGTGCGGACCATCGACGAAGGGTTCGCCCTCGGCCCCTCGGCGGTCCTGATCGGGATCGCGCCGGCCGGCGGCCGGCTGCCGCCGGAGTGGCGGGCGTGGATCCTCGCCTCCATCGACCGGGGGCTGGACGTCTGGAGCGGTCTCCACACCTATCTCACCGACGACGCCGAGCTCGCGGCGCGGGCCGCCTCGAAGGGCGTGACGCTTAAGGACCTGCGCAAACCGCCGCCGAAGCTCCCGGTGTCCGACGGCAGGGCCAAGGGGGTGAGCGCGCTCGTCGTCCTGTCGGTGGGAAGCGACTGCAACGTCGGGAAGATGACCGCGCAGCTCCAACTGGTGCGCGGGCTCGAGGCGCGGGGGCTCCGGACGCGCTTCGCGGCCACCGGGCAGACGGGCATCCTGATAGCAGGATGGGGAATCGCGGTGGACGCGGTGGTCGCCGACTTCATCGGGGGCGCGGCTGAACAGCTGGTCCTCGAAGCCGCGAACGGAGCGGACGTGGTGCTGGTCGAGGGCCAGGGGAGCCTCATTCACCCGGGCTACTCGGGCGTGACGCTCGGTCTGCTCCATGGCTCGTGCCCGAAGGCGATGGTGCTCTGCCATCAGAGTTCGCGCGAGTTCATCGGCGACTACAGCGGCCGCACACCGTGGCTGCGGATCCCTCCCTTGAGTGAATTGGTGCGCATCTACGAGTCCGCGGCGGCGCCGGTCCAACCATCCAAGGTGGTCGCCATCGCGCTCAACACGTACGACCTCTCGGACGCCGAGGCGAGGGCCGCGGTGGCGCGCGCCGCGGCCGACACGGGTCTTCCGGCGACCGATCCCGTTCGCTTCGATGCGGCGCCGCTGGTTGACGCGATCGCAGCATTCGCGAGGAGCCTGCCCTCCGCGTAAAACCGCGCCGAAGTGCGGTGTTTTCGATACCATGCTTTTTCATGACGCTGCTATGTTCGCGCCGCCTCGGAAAACCGGGGCGGCGCGGTGCTTTTCCGCGCCGGTTCTTCCACCTCCGCAACAAGGAGTCGGCGGATGGGCATCGCAGAGCGGGTACTCGTGTTGGTGGTGGATGGGCCGGTGCGGTTGGCCGCGCGGATCCTGGCTGAGCGCTATCCCGAGGTGTTGAGCGACGGAGGCTCGCTGAGCGTGGTCATCGACGGACGGGAGACGCCCGAGGGCGTCTTCGCCTTCTGTCGGGAGCGGCGTATCAGCGTGAAGGCCTCCTGCGTCCTTTCGAGGGTCGCAGCGCATCGCACCGCGGCGGGCGCCTTGCCTACGTCGTCGCCGTTCGGCGCGACGAACCATCCATCTTCTCAGGAGGCATGGCAATGAAGAAGGCAGGCATCATGGCGGCCGCGGTGGGCGGGGTGCTCGTCACACTGGCGGTGATCGCGGGCTGCGGGAGGGACATCGGCGGCTCGGCCACCGACGTGACCGGGGCCGGAAGCACTCTGACCAATGGATCGAGGATCCGTGGCAGTGTCGTGGAGCAGGTGAGTGCCCTGGTTCCGACGGTATCGTATCGACCGGAACCGACCCGGCGCGACTTCTTGGCGGTCGTGCGCAATGGTCAGGCCACGCTCGATGGCGGCGCCATCGCGGTCAGTCGAGGCCTGGCACGAGGGACGAGCGACGTGGAGTTCACGGATCGGGAGGGGCGGCACGCGAGGCTGGTGGCCCGCTCGTCCGCTCCGGGCCGGCCGGCCGAAGGGTTCCAGGTGTACCGGGACGGGCAGCTACTGGTGGACGTCGCGTTTCAGTGGCAGAATCTCAACGGTGCCTGGGTGCTCGGCCAGCGTACCCTCACCGTGTACGATCACGGGCAGGCGATGCTGCGCCATACCCGGGCTGTGGACGGAGCGACACTGGCGAGTGCTCAGGTCGGCGTACCCCGCTTTGACGGGCAGCGGTCGCTGCTGTCGATCCTGTTGCCCCAGCGCCTCGAGGCGCAGTGGTATCGTTGCCTGGGCGAGGCCACAATGACCGTCGTGGCCGCGGGGGTCGCGGGTGCCGCAACGGCCGCGTTCATAGCTGCTCCCAGCCCTGTCACCGCCGCAGCCGTGGCCACCGCGATCGCGTTTTACGACAAGACCATGGACGCGTATCTTGACTGCGTCTACGAGATGCCTTCGGACGGGTAGACTGGGGGGTAGGAACGATGGACAAGAACCTTCTAATCAACGTCGGACTGCTTTCGCTCGGTGGGGCCTTGTTCGGCTATACGCTGTTTCAGATCGCGGCCCGGCGGATCTCCGCTCGGCAGATCGGCGCTTCTGTCAGCGTGAGTCTGGGCGCGATCCTCGTCGGCTTCTCGTTCATGCCGCAGTCCGGGGAAGCGGGCACGCTCGTGGGTCTGGCGGGGGCCGTCTGCTTGATTTCGGGATCCCTGCTTACCGTGAGGACGCTGCGCCGCGGGGCGCCGCAGCTCCCGCCGTCGGAGACCGGCCGCAACGAACTCCCGCGCGGGGACCGGCCGACGCTGGACGGTTGAC harbors:
- a CDS encoding AI-2E family transporter, encoding MTDAVPSTRRAVPLVLVLLAAAVLLLLYRIAELILIAFIAALIAVYLGGIMDILCRRLRLPRGPALFLALFLTLAALSGIGVLLAPAVAQQTQDLIAAIPRYLTELDQMLRGLAARYPLLRRTGIASTESGLVTTLLTETMEFLRRGVVGYATATGKLVIDGIAVMVMALYLAYRPSLYADGVVALAPPRHRKTARAILADLGLTLRAWVGAQLLAMVVLALFTGLGLWLLDVPYWLAFSIFTGVLVMVPFFGTLVSTVLPALLVLGDRGVLPALAVASVGVIVHVIEANLVHPIIMQHRVALPPVLTILSVLVMAKMGGVLGLLVAVPTLATVMVLTRHILIFQVYNESPAGGTPHPPAVLRPSREVQAATPP
- a CDS encoding DUF1611 domain-containing protein produces the protein MLDPRYLIIAEGAFGPETSKTANSAVRYLPERIVGVLDSAAGGRTCQEVLGFGGGIPVVRTIDEGFALGPSAVLIGIAPAGGRLPPEWRAWILASIDRGLDVWSGLHTYLTDDAELAARAASKGVTLKDLRKPPPKLPVSDGRAKGVSALVVLSVGSDCNVGKMTAQLQLVRGLEARGLRTRFAATGQTGILIAGWGIAVDAVVADFIGGAAEQLVLEAANGADVVLVEGQGSLIHPGYSGVTLGLLHGSCPKAMVLCHQSSREFIGDYSGRTPWLRIPPLSELVRIYESAAAPVQPSKVVAIALNTYDLSDAEARAAVARAAADTGLPATDPVRFDAAPLVDAIAAFARSLPSA